The following are encoded in a window of Oncorhynchus mykiss isolate Arlee chromosome 31, USDA_OmykA_1.1, whole genome shotgun sequence genomic DNA:
- the LOC110504510 gene encoding matrin-3, translating into MERSSDVTKALRELRYDSCKLYGQRVIVLRSQKYKRLTTGWKPESDYDSKSDQKKDHRNSRSSSRIRRRISSHSKSAAKDKETKEEDEETKEEDEETKEEDEETKEEDEETARQVHSEQRSKQSSDPAKHFHMDRGASKLNTDKFSNSEDQNNAPVSAAEDEKRAGSTEDNVETKMEDNVERGPDYVKTGMESSFQPNNPVGREFITPVMGYFCNLCQVVYVNEDEAKNQHCSSLRHYLKFMEHSAKDTASS; encoded by the exons ATGGAGAGGTCTTCTGATGTGACAAAGGCTTTAAGAGAGCTGCGTTATGATAGCTGTAAATTATACGGCCAGAGGGTGATCGTCCTGCGGTCTCAGAAATACAAAAGACTAACAACAGG GTGGAAACCTGAATCAGACTATGATTCTAAAAGTGATCAGAAGAAAGATCACAGGAATAGtagaagcagcagcaggataAGGAGACGGATCAGCAGTCACTCAAAGTCAGCAGCTAAGGACAAGGAGACgaaagaggaggacgaggagacgaaagaggaggacgaggagacgaaagaggaggacgaggagacgaaagaggaggacgaggagacgGCACGACAAGTACACTCCGAACAGCGTAGTAAACAATCGTCTGATCCAGCCAAACACTTTCACATGGACAGAGGAGCGTCTAAATTGAATACTGACAAATTCTCCAACAGTGAAGACCAAAACAATGCCCCTGtctctgctgctgaggatgagaAGCGGGCCGGTAGCACCGAGGACAATGTAGAAACCAAGATGGAGGATAATGTGGAAAGAGGACCAGATTACGTGAAGACTGGTATGGAGTCATCATTCCAGCCCAACAACCCAGTGG gaAGGGAATTCATTACACCTGTCATGGGCTATTTCTGCAACCTGTGTCAAGTAGTCTATGTCAATGAGGACGAAGCAAAGAACCAACACTGCAGCAGCCTCCGTCACTATCTGAAGTTTATG GAACATTCAGCTAAAGACACAGCCTCTAGCTAA
- the LOC110504508 gene encoding matrin-3: MSQKIPSDSSQKGFAVGRGLLAAAETLNFSMNEQRSDSLHGSTSRQLHGMSSAMGGGECDPQLSRRGGGGSHIGNSIKLFSSLGLSPADLDVLAQIPEDNISVETLPHLIMQLKNRKVESDRRMAGNSRGDLSGLSSEPSYRASRDDWDGMRVGKLGGSMGQASAHAQQGDLGYNSIQDTSAGRYELDYGHGSGGRDPGWYSDLSRDRYSGMGMGPPSAADSVFMTRRMGSPSQGKVQDFLGVIPHMFPHVCSLCDFDVHSTMEWNQHTDGLRHTENQRLLLQMYPEWDPHMATGRSGGSHLLETTNQSVGLLGPIPMAERQQAGGGRMSSGWGGGAGSNVGSGKPHQHSMALKQIRSKVVVAKYDRSPLSNKALFALVEPFGTLCEHLVLKNKAFLEMETHKEARDVVSYYQQNPAVLHGKQITLYLSKELMVIQKDSRTERINREAKQGKDPAVANQSQVVFFSNLPRENEKKQELLTIARRFGTVEKHLFLTDESFVQLGSAEDAEMLVKYYTLNPLTIQGKTVRLNICTKYKTLNVGNRSNKLMDDKRRRSNSSTGPKDRSSSRSGKSSSSSKAKEDKKEPPKGEDCSAERKGERSGGEGEGSGDEVAGVMEGDDAEECKGEGDQGSRDDGSSEDKAEDVTEDPEPAANTSLESQEEKEPALDSDDVPSTAKVLSSSDVTEKAEASEVEEGTVPAPEEKAEGEPESEQMETEATTDEPETEDKDDMPSAEPAESSEMHEEQLPADQEEGSMEQDFPENMDDFVTLDELAEDEDLERQDSSSKEKYSSSGSSKKIGGLRVVNVVGFKRAYGFLNEILALAKPFGTVVQHLVLDVRPEAFLQLNSEEEAKAMVNFYSGNVTPTVCGKSVKIYHSQTYATIQSGRVVYVGQIPHFKSSDASLLKIAEPFGKVRRYFLNRSRNECFIEMERGEDAERMSETYKDTPPKFEGKRLTVYVSRKYKQLKYGHRPPAPDSEEKKRSSKRERSGSETSSAKSSAAKSSAKQDEEPPVKKSREETASSSADEPEKEDKEEMVEVPTEQSEVEVRKEEEEEVHGEHSQPSETSAVHKIDTDMNIKMEENETAISIVSVRSVEENGETACTPSQAEGKLSSTSPVPLGPYEPNNPVGVEYVKMGYYCRVCFLFYSNEETAKKVHCSSQSHYQKLKKHLEKEKAKAQSTTGTKTPV; encoded by the exons ATGTCCCAGAAGATTCCATCTGATAGCTCTCAGAAAGGCTTTGCTGTGGGACGCGGGCTTCTGGCTGCTGCTGAGACCCTCAACTTCAGCATGAATGAACAGCGTTCAGACAGTCTCCATGGCTCAACCTCCAGACAGTTGCACGGCATGTCCTCGGCTATGGGTGGTGGTGAGTGTGACCCGCAGCTGTCCCGTCGTGGTGGCGGCGGCAGCCACATTGGCAACTCCATAAAGCTGTTTTCCAGCTTGGGCCTGTCGCCTGCTGACCTGGACGTGCTGGCACAGATCCCAGAAGACAACATTAGTGTGGAGACCTTGCCTCACCTTATAATGCAGCTTAAGAACCGGAAGGTGGAGTCTGACAGACGCATGGCAGGCAACTCTAGAGGGGACCTGTCCGGGCTCTCCTCTGAGCCCTCATACAGAGCCAGCAGAGACGACTGGGATGGCATGCGTGTTGGCAAACTGGGTGGTTCCATGGGGCAAGCTTCGGCCCACGCTCAGCAAGGAGACTTGGGCTACAATTCCATCCAAGACACTTCAGCTGGAAGGTACGAACTCGACTATGGCCACGGCAGTGGTGGAAGAGACCCAGGGTGGTATTCAGATCTTTCCCGTGATCGCTACAGCGGTATGGGCATGGGTCCCCCTTCAGCGGCAGACAGTGTCTTTATGACCAGGAGAATGGGATCCCCGTCCCAAGGCAAAGTGCAGGACTTCTTAGGAGTTATACCTCACATGTTTCCCCATGTGTGCTCTCTTTGTGATTTTGACGTGCACTCTACCATG GAGTGGAACCAGCACACTGATGGATTACGCCACACAGAAAACCAGAGGCTCCTCCTGCAAAT GTACCCAGAATGGGATCCACACATGGCCACAGGCAGAAG CGGTGGGTCTCATCTACTGGAGACCACCAATCAATCAGTCGGTCTCCTGGGACCAATCCCCATGGCTGAAAGGCAGCAGGCTGGAGGAGGGCGCATGAGCTCCGGCTGGG GTGGTGGTGCTGGATCTAATGTTGGATCAGGCAAGCCACATCAACACTCTATGGCACTTAAGCAG ATCAGAAGCAAAGTCGTGGTGGCCAAATATGACAGGAGTCCTCTGTCTAACAAAGCCCTGTTCGCCCTGGTTGAACCCTTTGGAACTCTCTGTGAACACCTGGTACTGAAGAACAAG GCCTTTTTAGAAATGGAGACTCATAAGGAAGCTAGGGATGTGGTGAGCTACTACCAGCAGAACCCAGCGGTGTTGCACGGGAAACAAATCACCTTATATCTGTCCAAGGAACTCATGGTGATTCAG aaagacagcAGAACTGAGAGAATCAACCGGGAGGCGAAACAAGGCAAAGATCCAGCGGTGGCGAACCAATCGCAGGTAGTCTTCTTCTCCAACTTGCCGCGTGAGAACGAGAAGAAGCAGGAACTCCTCACCATCGCGCGCCGCTTCGGCACCGTGGAGAAACACTTGTTTCTAACTGATGAG TCTTTTGTTCAGCTGGGGTCTGCGGAGGATGCTGAGATGTTGGTGAAGTACTACACTCTGAATCCACTGACCATCCAGGGAAAGACTGTCCGTTTAAACATCTGTACCAAGTACAAGACCTTGAA tgtgGGTAATCGCTCCAACAAACTGATGGATGATAAGAGAAGGAGAAGCAACAGTAGTACTGGGCCCAAAGACAGAAGTTCTTCCAGAAGTGGTAAATCTTCCTCTAGCAGCAAAGCCAAAGAGGACAAGAAGGAACCACCAAAAGGAGAGGACTGCAGtgcagagagaaagggggagaggtcaggaggagagggggaggggtcagGTGATGAGGTGGCTGGTGTGATGGAGGGAGATGACGCTGAGGAGTGCAAAGGAGAGGGAGACCAAGGTTCACGTGATGATGGGTCGTCAGAGGACAAGGCTGAAGACGTGACGGAAGACCCAGAGCCCGCGGCCAACACCAGTCTGGAATCCCAGGAGGAGAAGGAACCTGCTCTGGACTCCGACGATGTTCCGAGCACTGCCAAGGTTCTGAGCAGtagtgatgtcacagagaaggCTGAGGCgtcagaggtggaggaggggactGTGCCTGCTCCAGAGGAGAAAGCGGAGGGAGAGCCTGAGAGTGAACAGATGGAAACTGAAGCCACTACAGATGAGCCAGAGACCGAGGACAAGGATGACATGCCGTCGGCAGAGCCAGCAGAGAGCTCAGAGATGCATGAGGAACAACTACCTGCGGACCAG GAGGAGGGCAGCATGGAGCAGGACTTCCCGGAAAACATGGATGACTTTGTGACTCTGGATGAGCTGGCAGAGGACGAGGACTTGGAGAGACAGGACTCCTCATCCAAAGAAAAGTACTCCTCTTCAG GGAGCTCTAAGAAAATTGGGGGATTGAGAGTGGTCAACGTTGTGGGATTTAAACGAGCCTATGGTTTTCTGAACGAGATCTTGGCCCTGGCCAAACCCTTCGGTACTGTAGTTCAGCACCTGGTGCTTGACGTGAGACCTGAG GCCTTTCTGCAACTCAATTCGGAAGAAGAGGCCAAAGCAATGGTCAATTTCTACAGTGGGAATGTAACACCGACTGTGTGTGGGAAGTCTGTGAAAATCTACCATTCACAGACGTACGCTACCATTCAG AGTGGGAGAGTGGTATACGTGGGACAGATTCCCCACTTCAAATCCTCCGACGCCTCTCTTCTGAAAATCGCTGAACCGTTCGGCAAAGTGAGACGCTATTTCCTGAACAGATCTCGCAACGAG TGTTTCATTGAGATGGAACGTGGCGAGGACGCTGAGAGAATGTCTGAGACCTACAAGGACACGCCCCCTAAATTCGAAGGCAAGCGACTAACGGTGTACGTGAGCAGGAAGTACAAACAGCTCAAATACGG ACACCGACCACCTGCCCCTGACTCTGAGGAGAAGAAGAGGTCGTCGAAGAGGGAGCGATCAGGCAGTGAAACGAGCTCCGCCAAAAGCTCAGCCGCCAAAAGCTCAGCCAAACAGGATGAAGAACCTCCAGTCAAGAAGTCCAGAGAGGAGACGGCATCTTCATCAGCAGACGAGCCTGAGAAAGAAGACaaggaggagatggtggaggtGCCCACTGAGCAGAGTGAGGTAGAGGttaggaaggaggaggaggaggaggtacatgGAGAGCACAGTCAACCCTCTGAGACCTCAGCTGTACACAAGATTGACACTGACATG AACATCAAAATGGAGGAAAACGAGACGGCCATTTCCATAGTGAGTGTGAGGAGCGTTGAGGAGAATGGAGAGACTGCCTGCACACCATCCCAGGCTGAGGGGAAGCTTTCATCAACCAGCCCGGTTCCTCTGGGGCCTTATGAGCCTAACAACCCAGTGG GTGTTGAATATGTGAAGATGGGGTACTACTGTAGAGTCTGTTTCCTGTTCTATTCCAATGAGGAGACAGCCAAGAAAGTTCACTGCAGCAGTCAATCTCACTACCAAAAACTCAAG AAACATCTGGAAAAGGAGAAGGCCAAAGCTCAAAGTACCACAGGGACGAAGACTCCTGTTTAG
- the LOC110504511 gene encoding polyadenylate-binding protein-interacting protein 2 — MKDPSRINNTPSLSNSELILHGQFINDDNPFAEYMWMENEEEFNRQIEEELWEEEFIEQCFQEMLEEEENEWFIPARDLPLTLGQLQNQLNLLVLCDTDIVDGLAINSNLNPEAQEFVPGLKH, encoded by the exons ATGAAAGACCCAAGTCGCATCAACAACACCCCAAGCCTCAGCAACAGCGAACTTATCCTACACGGACAGTTCATCAATGATGACAATCCTTTTGCTGAATACATGTGGATGGAGAACGAGGAGGAATTCAACAGACAG ATTGAGGAGGAGCTGTGGGAGGAGGAGTTCATTGAGCAGTGTTTCCAGGAGAtgttggaggaagaggagaacgaATGGTTCATCCCAGCAAGAGATCTCCCTCTAACCCTCGGTCAACTCCAGAACCAACTCAACCTACTGGTCCTCTGTGACACAGACATCGTCGACGGCCTGGCG ATCAACAGCAATTTGAACCCTGAAGCACAAGAATTCGTACCAGGGTTGAAGCACTGA